In the Streptomyces sp. WMMC940 genome, GACCGGCCGGCCCGGGGCGCGGCTGGAGAAGGACTCCGGCGATCCGGACGTGGCGCGGGTGCGCGAGGCGGCCGCCGCGGCCGACTGGGCCGCCGTGCGGGGCCTGTTGGAGGCGCGACCGGAGAGCCAGGACCGCACGGGGCTCCTGTGGGCCGTGGGCGACACGGCCGGCGTCGAGCGGTGGGTCGGCGACGTGCTGAACACGGAGCCCGAGTCGGCGCTGGCGCTGACCGTCGCGGGCATCCGCTACGTCCGCTGGGGCTGGGAGGCCCGGACCTCGGCGCGCGCGAAGGACGTCTCGCGCGAGCAGTTCGAGGTCTTCCACTCCCGGCTGCGCCAGGCCGAGGAGTGGCTGTACGAGGCTGCCGAGCTCGAGCCGGGCTGGACCTCGCCCTGGTATGTCCTCCAAGTCACCGGCCGCGGTCTGCAGGTCGGGCAGGTCACGGCGCGCCGTCGATTCGAGGCGACCGTGCGCCGGGACCCGTACCACCTGGGGGCGCACACGCAGCAGTTGCAGCAGATCTGCGAGAAGTGGGGCGGGTCGCACGAGGAGATGCACGCGTTCGCCCGCGAGTCCGTGTTCAAGGCTCCTGGCGGCACGCCGCTGGGCCGGCTGGTGCCGGACGCGCACATCGAGGAGTGGCTGTCGCTCGACTCGGGCCCTGACGCCGCGTACATGCGCAGGCCCGAGGTGGCGGAGTCGCTGAGGCAGGCGGCGGACCACTCGTACCGGCATCCGGACTTCGTGCAGGAGGGTTCCTGGCTGGGGCTGCTGAACAGCTTCGCGATGGCGTTCTCGCTGGCCGGGGACCGGGCCTCCGCGCGGGAGTGCTTCCAGGCCACGCAGGGGCGGGTCACGGAGTCCCCCTGGAACTACCTGAACGGCTCCAACCCCGTCGCGGCCTACCGCAAGCACCGCTCGGCCGCCGGGCGCTGACCCGCAGGGCGTGTACGCCGAGACGAGCGCCGCGCCCGCCCCTGCCCCCTTTCGCCCGTCTTCCCGTCCGCGCCGTTCGCCGGCGCGGGCGCGCCAGTGCAAGGATTCCGTCCGGTGTCCCCTTCCGAGACCGCCCATACCTTCCAGGTCGACCTGCGCGGACTGGTCGACCTGCTCTCCCACCACCTCTACTCGAGTCCCCGCGTCTATCTGCGCGAGCTGCTCCAGAACGCCGTGGACGCCATCACCGCCCGTCAGGCCGTCGCCCCGGATGCGCCCGGCACGATCACCGTGCGCACCGGTGACACGCTCACCGTCACGGACACCGGCATCGGACTGACCGAGGCCGACGTCCACCGTTTCCTCGCCACCATCGGCCGCAGCTCCAAACGGACCGCCGAAGGCGCCCTGGACGGCGCCGGACTCGAGTCCGCCCGCGGCGAGTTCATCGGCCAGTTCGGCATCGGTCTGCTGGCGTGCTTCGTCGTCGCCGACGAGATCACCGTGCTCAGCCGGTCCGCGGCCGACCCCGCGGCGCCCGCGGTCGAATGGCGCGGCCACTCCGACGGCCGGTACACGATCCGTACGCTGCCGTCCTCGGCCGTGCCGGAGCCGGGCACCACCGTGCGGCTCGTCCCCCGGGCCGACAACGCCGAGTGGACGAGCCCGCGGCGGGTCGTCGACCTGGCCCGGCACTACGGCAGCCTGCTGCGACACGAGGTCACTGTCGTGGACCCGCACGGCGAGAAGGAGCGGATCAACGACACGCCGCCTTGGGAGCAGACCCACCGCTCCCCGCTCGCCCACCGCGAGGCGCTGACCGCGTTCTGCCGCGACCGGTTCGACTTCACCCCGCTCGACACCATCGAGCTGGACCTGCCGGCGGCCGGGCTGCGCGGTGTCGCGTACGTGCTGCCGACGGCCGTGAGCCCGGCGCAGCGCGCCGGACACCGGGTGCACCTGAAGGGCATGCTGCTCACCGACCAGGCGCCCGAGCTGCTGCCGGACTGGGCGTTCTTCGTGCGCTGCGTGGTCGACACCACCAGCCTGCGACCGACGGCCTCGCGCGAGTCGCTGTACGAGGACGGCACGCTGTCTGCCGTACGGGACGCCCTGGGCGACCGGATCCGGGACTGGCTCACCGGGCTCGCGGCCAGCGACCCTGCGCTGCTGCACCGGTTCATCGACACCCACCACCTCGCGGTGAAGGCGCTGGCGCGCTACGACGACGAGCTGCTGCGGGTGGTGCTGCCCTGGCTGCCGTTCGAGACCACCGACGGCAACGTCACGCTGGAGGAGTTCGCACGCACGCATCCGACGCTGCTGGTCACCCACAGTGTGGAGGAGTTCCGGCAGGTCGCCCCGATCGCCGCGGCGGCCGGCCTGGGCGTGGTCAACGGCGGCTACACCTATGACCGCGATCTCGTGCACCGGCTGCCGGAGATCCGTCCCGGCACCTCGGTGAGCGACCTCGACCCGGCCACCGTCACCGCCCATCTGGACGCGGTGGACCCGACGGCCGAACTGCGGGCGGCGGCGTTCCTGCTCGTCGCCCGGGAGACGATCGGCACGCACGACTGCGACGTCGTGCTGCGCGACTTCCAGCCGGTGACCGCCCCGGCACTGCTGCTCGACAACCGGGAGGCGCGCCACGAGCGGACCCGGTCGAGCCTCGCCGCCGAGAGCGACGGTCTGTGGGCCGACATCCTGGGCTCTCTGCGGCACCAGACGCCGCGCGCCCAGCTGGTCCTGAACCACCTCAACCCGCTGGTGCGCCAGGCGATCACGATCTCCGAGCGCGGTCTGGCCGTCACCACCGCCGAGGCGCTGTACGGGCAGGCCCTGCTGCTCAGCCGCCGCCCGCTGAAGGCGAGCGAGAGTGCCCTGCTGAACCGGGCCTTCATCGGCCTGCTCACCCACGCCATGCACAACCCCGGCACGGACGCGTTCGGTTCCGGGCCCCGGAAGGACATCTGATGCTGGAAACCCCCGAGGCCGTGATCGAGGCACTGCGTGAGAACCACGACCGCCCGCACGGTCCGCAGCGCACCGTCACCGCCGAAGAACTCGTCGAAGTGGCCGGTCAGTTCGAGAAGCCGGACGTCCTGGTCACCGCTCTGCTGGAGCTCATGTCGGCGTACGAGTTCACCGGCGAGTACCGCAAGTCGCCGGTCGTCTTCGGCCGACTGCTGAAGCTGTGGGACGAGTCTCCCGAGGAATTCAGCGAGTGGGAGGCCCACCAGGTCTACTGGCGGTTCAAGTGGGTGGCGACCTCGCTGCTCGACGTGCCCGACGTATCGCTGGCCTCGATCCGTGGCTGGATCGACGAGACACTGCGCCGGTACGAGAAGGCCGGGCACGGCACGCAGCCCGTGGCGGCGATGCGCTACCACGTCGCGGCCCACACGGGGGCGGGGGTCGCCGACGCGTACGACCTGTGGGTCACGCGGCCGCGCACCGAGCTGAGCGACTGCGAGGCGTGCGAGACCCGGCACCTGGCCGCGCACCAGATGAACGGGGGCGACGACGCCGGGGCGCTCGACATGCTGCGGCCGGTCCTCGACGAGGCGATCGGCTGCGCCGAGGAGCCGCAGATGAGCCAGGCGCTGGCGCTCGGGGCGCTACTGCGCTCCGGCCGGCTCGACGAGGCCCGCTCGCACCACCTGACCGGCTACCGCCGGGTCCGCGGCAACACCGGCATGCAGGCCTGGGTCGGCCGGCACCTGGAGTTCTGCGTGCTGTCCCGCAACGAGGGCCGCGGCCTCGAGATCCTCGCCGAGAACCGGCCGCTGTTCGAGGCGACCGGCGCTCCGCTGGCCCATCTGGACTTCCTGACCGGCACCGAGCTGCTGCTCGCCCGGATCGTCGAGGACGGGCATGCCGACACGGTCGTCGCGGGCCCGCCGGGACGGAGCTGGACGGCGGACGAACTGCTCGTGCACGTCCGCGCCGAGGCGGACCGGCTGACGGCGGCGTTCGACGCCCGCAACGGCACGACGGCGGTCGGGGACCGTCGCCGGGAGCGTCTGTCGCAGCGTCCGCTGCTCGGCGCGCCGCTGCCGCTGGGCCTGAGGACGTCCGTCGCCCGCCCGGCGACGGCCGCGGCTGCGCCGGTGACGGCTCCCGCCAACGCGGCTCCCGCCGCCGTCGCGATCCCCGAGGACTTCGTGACCCTGGTGCGCGAGGCACGGCGGATGGCGAGCGCGGGTCACCCCGGGGACGCCCGGCTGTGGACCCGGATCGCCGAGCGTCTGGCCGACGGCAGCGCGGTGCACGACGACGTGCTCGGCCCGCAGGAGCTGCTCCGGGCGGAACTCGCCGAGCAGCGGGCAATCGAGCTGACGATGGCGGACCGCGACGACGAGGCCACCGTGGAGGCGCACCAGGCCGCTGAGCTGTACGAGCGTCTCGGCATGCCGTGGCAGGCGCTGTCCACGCGGGCCCGCGCCCTCGCCTGGACGAACCCGTCGGCCGACGGGGACGCCGAGCCGGCCGGGGGAGCCGAGCGGTTGGACTCCAACGGGATCCGGGACGCCCTCGACGAACTCCTCCACGAGGCCGAACGACTGTGCACCGAGGTCCCGTTCACGCGCGAGGCCCTCGGGGCGGCGGAGGCGGCGGCCTGCGACGACCTGGAGCAGGAACGCAAGCTGGCGTATCTCACGGTGTACCACGCCCGCACGCACGCGGCCTACCGGGAGCTGGGCCGCGGCGGTCCGGAGGCCTCCCCGGGCGCCGTCGAGCGCTTCGAGGCGTGCGTCCAGGCCCTGCACACCGAGGCGGAGCGGCTGTCCGTCCCTCACCAGGTCGCCAACGCACGGCAGTTCGCCGCGGACGTGGCCTGCCGCCACGGCGACCTCGTGCGCGCCGAGGAGGAGCTGCGCGCCGCGCTGAAGGACCTGGAGGCCGCCGACCGGCCGTGGCGCGGTTCGCGCCCGCGCGCCCTGCTCGCCCAGATCCTGATGGCACAGGAGCGACCGCAGGAGGCGGCAGAGCTGTTGTATCAGGCGATCGCGGACGCGGTGCGGTACGACGACGTGGACTTCCCGATGGCGCCGACGTACGCGATGCTCGGCCACGCGGTCTCGCACATGGGCGACCACGCGGGCGCGGTGCGCCACCTGTCGGAGGCGGCAGCGCGGTTCGATCAGTCCGGAGTGCCCGAGGAGGCGGCGGACGTGCGGCTGCAGCTGGTCGACGTCCTGATGCGGACGGACCAGCAGGCCGACGCGGTCGCGGTCCTGGAGTCGCTGGTCGCGGAGGAGGCGGCGGCCGCGCTCGACGAACGGATGGTCGCCCAGGCTCGGCTGATGCTGGCGCGCGGGTTGCGGGAACTGGAGGAGTTCCTGCCGTCGGCCGAGGAGTTCCTGCGGCTGGCGGACGCCGTCTCCGGCTGGGAGGACGACGCCCCTGTCCAGACCATGGTGACCGCCGACACGGCCATCGCGCTGGCTCTGGCGGGCCGATGGGACGCGGCGGGCACGGCGTACGAGCGGGCCTTGGCGGCACACGAGCAGGCGCCGAACCCGTCCCTGCTCATGCACATGATGCGCGAGTTCGCGCGTCTGGTCGTGAACGCGCACGGCTTGGAGGGCCTGGAGACGGCGCTGAAGCATCTCGCCCAGGCGGACGCGCTGGCGGCATCCGTGCCGGAGGGTACGGAGGGCTTCGTGCCCTGGTTCGAGCGGGGCACCGTGCACTACCGCCGGGGCCGCGTCCTGGCGGAGGCGGAGCGGTTCGAGGAGGCCCTGGCCGAGGCGGAGGCCGCCGTCGCCGCCCACGAACAGGGCGGCGAGGAGGGCGAGCCGGCGCGTGCCGAGGCGGTCCGGGTCGCCGCGCTGATCGAGGGCAACGCGCTGCGCCGGTTCAAGGAGGCCATCGCCCGGCTGACGACGGCGGCGGAACGCTGCCAGAAGGCCGGCCTCTCGGAGGCAGCGCAGATCCTCGACGCGCTGCGGCAGGACTACATGTCGCGACTGACGGAAGGCCGTTGAGCCGGCGCCGCGCCAACCGCCCCCGGGCCCGGCCGTGCACCACGACCGGGCCCGGGGGGAGGTTGCGGGCATTTGGCCGTCGACACAACATGCGGTAGGACACCGTCCCGAAGGCGGGAGTGTCCTTTCTTCAGACAGCCGCGGTCGACCGACGTCCGGCCGGCCGGGACGCCGACCTGAGCGGAGGCGGAGGCCAACGGTCGGCCGCGCGAGTCGCGTGGCCTGGGCCGACTCCAACCGCAGGCATGCGCGGGTAGAGCGAGCCGGCGTGCCGGCGGCAGCGGAGCGTCGGCCTCGCCGAGTGCCTCCTCCGCCCGCGCCGACAGTTCCGCGAGGCGGGCGCGGTCGGCGAAGAACCGGTGGGCGGGGACGGCGCCGGCGCGAGACGATGCCCGCCACGGTCGGATCCGGTGTCCCTGCGGAGAGGGGCGGAGGCGAGGGTCGGCAACTGGCCCGCCGCGCCGGGGGAGGGCGGCGGGCATCCCTCTCCCGGCGCTCGTGCGACCGCCGATTCTGATGGCATATCAGGCTCGACGGGTGTCCAGTCGGCGAGGCGGAAGCGGGGTCTCTGTCAGCCGCTGTGCCGAAACCCCTTGCCGGTGCGGTCGAGGGGATCGGGTGAGAGGCCGAGGAAGCGGTCGCGGAGGGCGTCCCATGCGGTGAGTCGGGTGAAGTCGGGGGTGTCGAGAATCTCCTGGCGGTCCGTGAGGAACGGGTTGGGCAGCAGGACGGTCATCATCTGCTCGTCGCGGCCGTTGAACAGCCGAGCCCCCCAGCTGACGGGAGAGCCGTCGGAGCCGATGCTGCGGTAGAGCTCGGCGCGAGAGCAGCGGCGGATCCGGCCGAGTTCGGGGCCGGAGGCGGTGTGCTCGCCGATGCACAGGTGGAAGTGCCAGGCGCCGAAGTCGACGGTGGCGTATCCGTCGTTCATGGTGATGGCGGTGGGGGCGCCCGGGGCGCCGACCTCCCAGGCGGCGCCTTCGATGATGGGCCCGAAGTGGATGTGCTGCCAGTGGTCGGTGAAGACGGTGGTGACGAGGTCGAGGAGGGTGGCTTCGTCGACCGGGAGGGGCCACACGTGCTGGGTGCCGCCGCCGGGGGTCTCGACGACGGTCGGCTCGGTCGTGGTCATGAGGTCTTCTCCTTGGGGTTGAGGACGCAGTCACCGCAGGTGCCGGCGTCGGGCACTCGGTAGTACAGGCAGCAGCTGCGGCGTCGGAAGGCGAGCGGTCCGGGAGGAGTGGTGCGGTACGCTCCGGCGCCCGCCAGCGGCGGCCGGTCCAGCAGCGCGCGAACGAGCGGTACGACGGGGAGGAAGGGGCCCGGCGCCCTAGCCAGCAGGACGCGATGGGCTCCGATCAGCGCCGAGGCGGCGTTGCCGCGCAGGGTGTGCGGCGACACGCCGGCCACGTGCCGTACGGCGTCGCCCCACGGAGCCAGGTTCTGGACGGCGACGGTGTGGAGCAGGGCCGGGAGCGGTTCCTGGTCGACCTCCTTCACGTCGGGGAGCCACAGGTCGAGGGGGCCGGAGGCGGGCGGGCGCCACCACAACCGGTCGGGCGCCAGATCGGGGACGCGGCCGGTGAGCGTGGCGCAGCCCAGGGCAACCGACCAGAGCCGGGAGGCGGTGCCCAGGTGCAGGGTGGACGCGGCCACCCGGGGCTGATCGGTCCTCAGCCGCCCGGAGACGGTTCGTATGCATTCCTCCAGCGCACCCGGGTCCGTGTACAGGTCGGTCAGTGGCCGGAAGCCTCCCGTGGAGCCTTCGGCCCGGGAGGTACCCCCACCCTCGGGGTGCGGGCCGGTGGCCAGTGCGAAGTAGGGGCCGATCGTGGACACTCGCGCCAGGGCGTCGCGGGTGAGGGCCGTGGTCACCATGTCCGCACCGTCCGCGTGAGCTCGTGGAAGCCTCGGACGCGGACGGTCCGTCCGTCCGGTCCGGTGAGGTCAAGCCGGTCCGCACCATCCCAGCTCACCTTCATGCCGGCGGGCGGGTCACCCTGGTCCGCGACGGCCAGCCCTTCCCGGGCGAGGGCGCGTTCGAGGAGCGGGAGCACATCGGCCGGCGTGGCCACCGCGACGGCGGCGCGTGCGGTGCGACGCAGGCCGAAGGTGCCGGAGGCCGGGTCGAACGCGAGGTGGTCGGCGTCGAACGCCCCCGCGACGGCGCCGCTGCGGATCAGGTCCTCGGGTGCTCCGGCGTGAACACGGGATGTGCGGTCGACGAGCCAGACGGCGTCGGCCACCCGCAGGGCCAGCTCCAGATCGTGCGTACTGACCACGACGGTCAGGCCCTTGTCCCGGGCCAGGTCGCGCAGCAGCACGGTGAGAGCCACCCGCGAGGGGACGTCGAGGAAAGCGGTCGGCTCGTCGAGAAGGACGACCTCGGGTTCCTGGGCGAGTGCGCGCGCGGTCAGGACGCGCTGGCGTTCGCCGTCGGAGAGTTCGGAGGCCGGCCGGTCCGCCAGATGCCACGCGCCCACCGCCTTCAGCGACCACTCGACGGCAGCGTGATCGACCGCGGTGAGGCGGCCGGTGAACCCGGTGTGCGGGTGGCGGCCGAGCCCGGCCAGTTCCTGTACGGACAGGAGCCCGGGGTCCACCCGGTCGGTCAGGACCACCGCCAGCCGCCGGGCGAGCGCGGTCGGCGACGTCCGTGCCAGGTCGGCCCCGCCGACCCGGATCCGGCCGTCCAGCGGCGGCAGCAGTCCGCACAGGGTCCGCAGCAGCGTGGACTTGCCCGCGCCGTTGGGGCCGAGCAGGACGGTCAACTCGCCGGCCCGTGCTTCGAGGTCGAGCCCCGCGAGCACGGCCCGCTCCGCTCCGCGCCCGCGTCGCGGCGACCGGGTGCGGTAGCCGACGGCGAGCCCCTGCGTGACCAGGCCGCCGGGGCGGTCCGGCCCGTCGGTCGCGTCCGTGACTGGCTCGGTCATGGTGCCGGTCATGAGGCCACTCCTCGTACGCCGCGGCGGCTGCGGATCAGGAACGCGATGACGACGGGTGCGCCGAACAGTGACGTGATGGCGTTCAGCGGCAGCACGGCATCCGTGCCGGGCGGCTGGCTCAGCAGCGCGCACGCCAGCGCCAGGAACGCCCCGGCGAGCATCGACGCCGGGATGAGCGCCCGGTGGTCCGAGGTCCCCAGCACCACCCGCGTCAGGTGCGGGACGGCCAGGCCGAGGAAGGCGATCGGCCCGCAGAACGCGGTGGCCGCACCCGCCAGGAGCGCTGTGCCGAACAACGCCAGATCACGGCTGCGCCGTACGTTCAGGCCCATGGTGCGGGCGTAGTCCTCGCCGAGCAGCAGGGCGTTGAGACGTTTGGCGGTGAGCAGCGCTGTCAGCAGGCCGGCGCCGATGACGGGCAGCATGACGTGGAGGTCGGGCCAGGTCGTGGCGCTGAAGCTGCCCAGTCCCCACATGACGAACTGCTGAGCCCTTTCGGGCCGGGCGTAGACGAGCATCACCCCGACCACGGCGGTGGCCGCCGAGCCGATCATGACGCCGATGACGAGCAGGGTGACGGCTGACCGTACCCATCGCGAGAGCAGCAGGACGAGGGCCAGTACGGCGGCGGCGCCGAGTGAGGCGGCGATGACGACGCCCACGCGCCCGAGGCCGGCCAGGTCGCCGGTGAAGCTGCCGGCGACCCCACCGGTGCCGACCACCACGGCGGCGACGCCCATGCCGGCGCCCGAGCTCACCCCGAGGGAGAACGGGTCGGCCAGTGCGTTGCGGAACAGGGTCTGCATCTGCACGCCGGCCACCGCGAGCGCGGCGCCGACAGCGGCGGCGGTCAGCGCACGCGGCAGCCGGACCTGCTCGACGATCACGGTCCAGCGCGGGTCCTCGGCGGTGCCGCCGAACAGCACCCGCACCACCTCCGCGACCGGCACCGGATGGGAGCCGGTCGCGATGGTGAGGACCAACAGCAGGGCGGTGCCGGCCGCGAGTGCGAGGACGACCACGAGGCGCCGTCGCACCGGCCGCGGGGTGACCGCGGCCGGCGCCGACACGGAAGTCCGATGTGTCGTCACGCCTTGGGCACCGGCTGGTAGAAGGTGAAGGCGTGTCCCTCCGCCTGGTCCGGGTGAATCAGTGCGAAGAGGTCGGCGAGGACCAGGTCCGGGCGCAGCACACCACGCTCGAAGTAGTCGTTGCCGCCGCCGGGTCCGAGCGCCTTGGTGTTCGTCCAGACGGCACCGCCGGACACGGCCTTCAACTGCCGGTACCG is a window encoding:
- a CDS encoding ABC transporter ATP-binding protein — translated: MTGTMTEPVTDATDGPDRPGGLVTQGLAVGYRTRSPRRGRGAERAVLAGLDLEARAGELTVLLGPNGAGKSTLLRTLCGLLPPLDGRIRVGGADLARTSPTALARRLAVVLTDRVDPGLLSVQELAGLGRHPHTGFTGRLTAVDHAAVEWSLKAVGAWHLADRPASELSDGERQRVLTARALAQEPEVVLLDEPTAFLDVPSRVALTVLLRDLARDKGLTVVVSTHDLELALRVADAVWLVDRTSRVHAGAPEDLIRSGAVAGAFDADHLAFDPASGTFGLRRTARAAVAVATPADVLPLLERALAREGLAVADQGDPPAGMKVSWDGADRLDLTGPDGRTVRVRGFHELTRTVRTW
- a CDS encoding HSP90 family protein; this translates as MSPSETAHTFQVDLRGLVDLLSHHLYSSPRVYLRELLQNAVDAITARQAVAPDAPGTITVRTGDTLTVTDTGIGLTEADVHRFLATIGRSSKRTAEGALDGAGLESARGEFIGQFGIGLLACFVVADEITVLSRSAADPAAPAVEWRGHSDGRYTIRTLPSSAVPEPGTTVRLVPRADNAEWTSPRRVVDLARHYGSLLRHEVTVVDPHGEKERINDTPPWEQTHRSPLAHREALTAFCRDRFDFTPLDTIELDLPAAGLRGVAYVLPTAVSPAQRAGHRVHLKGMLLTDQAPELLPDWAFFVRCVVDTTSLRPTASRESLYEDGTLSAVRDALGDRIRDWLTGLAASDPALLHRFIDTHHLAVKALARYDDELLRVVLPWLPFETTDGNVTLEEFARTHPTLLVTHSVEEFRQVAPIAAAAGLGVVNGGYTYDRDLVHRLPEIRPGTSVSDLDPATVTAHLDAVDPTAELRAAAFLLVARETIGTHDCDVVLRDFQPVTAPALLLDNREARHERTRSSLAAESDGLWADILGSLRHQTPRAQLVLNHLNPLVRQAITISERGLAVTTAEALYGQALLLSRRPLKASESALLNRAFIGLLTHAMHNPGTDAFGSGPRKDI
- a CDS encoding (2Fe-2S)-binding protein; this translates as MVTTALTRDALARVSTIGPYFALATGPHPEGGGTSRAEGSTGGFRPLTDLYTDPGALEECIRTVSGRLRTDQPRVAASTLHLGTASRLWSVALGCATLTGRVPDLAPDRLWWRPPASGPLDLWLPDVKEVDQEPLPALLHTVAVQNLAPWGDAVRHVAGVSPHTLRGNAASALIGAHRVLLARAPGPFLPVVPLVRALLDRPPLAGAGAYRTTPPGPLAFRRRSCCLYYRVPDAGTCGDCVLNPKEKTS
- a CDS encoding FecCD family ABC transporter permease, with product MRRRLVVVLALAAGTALLLVLTIATGSHPVPVAEVVRVLFGGTAEDPRWTVIVEQVRLPRALTAAAVGAALAVAGVQMQTLFRNALADPFSLGVSSGAGMGVAAVVVGTGGVAGSFTGDLAGLGRVGVVIAASLGAAAVLALVLLLSRWVRSAVTLLVIGVMIGSAATAVVGVMLVYARPERAQQFVMWGLGSFSATTWPDLHVMLPVIGAGLLTALLTAKRLNALLLGEDYARTMGLNVRRSRDLALFGTALLAGAATAFCGPIAFLGLAVPHLTRVVLGTSDHRALIPASMLAGAFLALACALLSQPPGTDAVLPLNAITSLFGAPVVIAFLIRSRRGVRGVAS
- a CDS encoding DUF7676 family protein, which translates into the protein MTTTEPTVVETPGGGTQHVWPLPVDEATLLDLVTTVFTDHWQHIHFGPIIEGAAWEVGAPGAPTAITMNDGYATVDFGAWHFHLCIGEHTASGPELGRIRRCSRAELYRSIGSDGSPVSWGARLFNGRDEQMMTVLLPNPFLTDRQEILDTPDFTRLTAWDALRDRFLGLSPDPLDRTGKGFRHSG
- a CDS encoding tetratricopeptide repeat protein; translation: MLETPEAVIEALRENHDRPHGPQRTVTAEELVEVAGQFEKPDVLVTALLELMSAYEFTGEYRKSPVVFGRLLKLWDESPEEFSEWEAHQVYWRFKWVATSLLDVPDVSLASIRGWIDETLRRYEKAGHGTQPVAAMRYHVAAHTGAGVADAYDLWVTRPRTELSDCEACETRHLAAHQMNGGDDAGALDMLRPVLDEAIGCAEEPQMSQALALGALLRSGRLDEARSHHLTGYRRVRGNTGMQAWVGRHLEFCVLSRNEGRGLEILAENRPLFEATGAPLAHLDFLTGTELLLARIVEDGHADTVVAGPPGRSWTADELLVHVRAEADRLTAAFDARNGTTAVGDRRRERLSQRPLLGAPLPLGLRTSVARPATAAAAPVTAPANAAPAAVAIPEDFVTLVREARRMASAGHPGDARLWTRIAERLADGSAVHDDVLGPQELLRAELAEQRAIELTMADRDDEATVEAHQAAELYERLGMPWQALSTRARALAWTNPSADGDAEPAGGAERLDSNGIRDALDELLHEAERLCTEVPFTREALGAAEAAACDDLEQERKLAYLTVYHARTHAAYRELGRGGPEASPGAVERFEACVQALHTEAERLSVPHQVANARQFAADVACRHGDLVRAEEELRAALKDLEAADRPWRGSRPRALLAQILMAQERPQEAAELLYQAIADAVRYDDVDFPMAPTYAMLGHAVSHMGDHAGAVRHLSEAAARFDQSGVPEEAADVRLQLVDVLMRTDQQADAVAVLESLVAEEAAAALDERMVAQARLMLARGLRELEEFLPSAEEFLRLADAVSGWEDDAPVQTMVTADTAIALALAGRWDAAGTAYERALAAHEQAPNPSLLMHMMREFARLVVNAHGLEGLETALKHLAQADALAASVPEGTEGFVPWFERGTVHYRRGRVLAEAERFEEALAEAEAAVAAHEQGGEEGEPARAEAVRVAALIEGNALRRFKEAIARLTTAAERCQKAGLSEAAQILDALRQDYMSRLTEGR